The Anguilla rostrata isolate EN2019 chromosome 18, ASM1855537v3, whole genome shotgun sequence genome has a window encoding:
- the LOC135244938 gene encoding suppressor of cytokine signaling 5-like, with translation MERVGRMWSTLKSRCQTLFHSEGGGRGEGAMEVPDVRCVVDPARGIRLGEPLGSRATSPARSLSPLPLVADAPPQALGRRGHNCVTDIPQIVEITIDKDSEDARGPGAAPLARRDSYSRHAPWGGKKKHSCSTKTQSSLETDKRLGRTRGGLPRRERRYGPGPAHEAEPCAGRSLRQRIHDTVGLCLPLRPRPRPSKALFASKRKIHLTELMLETCPFPPGSDLAHKWHLIKQHTAPVSPQSSGTLLDAFDPARPSPEDEEERLRERRRLSIEEGVDPPPNAQIHSFEATAQVTSLYKLGPKMAPGMGEGSGEGKGGAGGGLGGGGGAAGGAVALAAAVAAAAPLPADCDSEEDSTTLCLQSRRPKQRHTSGDGHAARQGPWKVHTQIDYIHCLVPDLLQISGLPCYWGVMDRYEAEALLEGKPEGTFLLRDSAQEDYLFSVSFRRYNRSLHARIEQWNHNFSFDAHDPCVFHASTVTGLLEHYKDPSSCMFFEPLLTAPLHRTFPFSLQHLARAAICRRTTYDGIGGLPLPSALQDFLKEYHYKQKVRVRWLEREPLKIK, from the coding sequence ATGGAGAGAGTTGGCAGGATGTGGAGCACGCTGAAGAGCCGGTGTCAGACCCTGTTCCACTCGGAGGGCGGCGGGCGTGGCGAGGGCGCCATGGAGGTGCCCGACGTGCGCTGCGTGGTGGACCCCGCCCGGGGCATTCGCCTGGGCGAGCCCCTGGGCTCCAGGGCCACCAGCCCCGCCCGCAGCCTctcgcccctccccctggtGGCCGACGCCCCCCCGCAGGCcctggggaggcggggccacAACTGCGTGACGGACATCCCGCAGATCGTGGAGATCACGATCGACAAGGACAGCGAGGACGCGCGGGGGCCCGGGGCGGCCCCCCTGGCCCGCCGCGACTCGTACTCCCGCCACGCGCCCTGGGGGGGCAAGAAGAAGCACTCGTGCTCCACCAAGACGCAGAGCTCGCTGGAGACGGACAAGCGGCTGGGGCGCACGCGCGGGGGGCTGCCCCGCAGGGAGCGGCGCTACgggcccggccccgcccacgaGGCGGAGCCCTGCGCCGGGCGCTCGCTGCGCCAGCGCATCCACGACACGGTGGGGCTGTGCCTGCCGCtgcggccccggccccgcccctccaagGCGCTCTTCGCCTCCAAGCGCAAGATCCACCTGACGGAGCTGATGCTGGAGACCTGCCCCTTCCCGCCCGGCTCGGACCTGGCGCACAAGTGGCACCTGATCAAGCAGCACACGGCGCCGGTCAGCCCGCAGTCCTCCGGCACGCTGCTGGACGCCTTCGACCCCGCCCGGCCCTCGcccgaggacgaggaggagcgGCTCCGCGAGCGGCGGCGGCTCAGCATCGAGGAGGGCGTGGACCCGCCGCCCAACGCCCAGATCCACTCCTTCGAGGCCACGGCGCAGGTCACCTCCCTGTACAAACTGGGACCAAAGATGGCCCCCGGGATGGGCGAGGGGTCCGGGGAGGggaagggcggggccgggggcgggctgggcggcggggggggcgcggcggggggggcggtggccctggcggcggcggtggcggcggcggccccgCTCCCCGCAGACTGCGACTCGGAGGAGGACTCCACCACGCTGTGCCTGCAGTCGCGGCGGCCCAAGCAGCGGCACACGTCCGGCGACGGCCACGCCGCCCGGCAGGGCCCCTGGAAGGTGCACACGCAGATCGACTACATCCACTGCCTGGTGCCCGACCTGCTGCAGATCAGCGGGCTGCCCTGCTACTGGGGCGTGATGGACCGCTACGAGGCGGAGGCGCTGCTGGAGGGCAAGCCCGAGGGCACCTTCCTGCTCCGCGACTCCGCCCAGGAGGACTACCTCTTCTCCGTCAGCTTCCGGCGCTACAACCGCTCGCTGCACGCGCGCATCGAGCAGTGGAACCACAACTTCAGCTTCGACGCGCACGACCCCTGCGTGTTCCACGCGTCCACCGTCACCGGCCTGCTGGAGCACTACAAGGACCCCAGCTCCTGCATGTTCTTCGAGCCGCTGCTGACCGCACCGCTGCACCGCACCTTCCCCTTCAGCCTGCAGCACCTGGCGCGGGCCGCCATCTGCCGCCGCACCACCTACGACGGCATCGGCGGGCTGCCGCTGCCCTCCGCCCTGCAGGACTTCCTCAAAGAGTATCACTACAAGCAGAAAGTGCGCGTGCGCTGGCTGGAGAGGGAGCCCCTCAAGATCAAATAG